The Penaeus monodon isolate SGIC_2016 chromosome 17, NSTDA_Pmon_1, whole genome shotgun sequence genome contains the following window.
gttccttgcccaaggaacaacgcgccggccggtgactcgaacccttgaactcagattgccgtcgtgacagtccgacgctctaaccattcggccaacacacgcacacacacacacacacacacacacacacacacatatatgtatatatatatatatatatatatatatatatatatatatatatatatatatatatatatttatatatatatatatatatatatatatatatatatatatatatatatatatatatatatattatacatatataaatgaccgtcgcgatggttagagcactggactccgaccctcatggtcccgagttcaattccacgtcgcggcagtcgtaaaaatcctGCActccgactgctcgctcgagcccgatctcacggcgagaaaacgacatatcgccttgagaagtcaaaacgcaggtgtcgtaagggaagtcgctaccgtggcacaggtgttaaacgcagAGCATCGGTTAATTGGGAAAGGCATCCGatcagactgccaaatatcctctcaaataatgaattgagagaggccgatttcctgcagtggaataaatggctgttgatatatatatatatatatatatatatatatatatatatatatatatatatatatacatatatatatatatatatatatatatatatatatatatatatcatcatttaacggtaggttcatgtctgagccgccgtggtcacagcatgatactcaattgcagttttcacgttgtgatgctcttggagtgagtacgtggtagggtccccagttcctttccacggagagtgccggtgttacctttttaggtaacattctctcttattttatccgggcttgggaccagcactgacttgagctggcttggccacccagtggctaggcaggcaatcgaggtgaagttccttgcccaagggaaacaacgcggcggtcggtgactcgaaccctcgaactcagattgccgtcgtgacagtcttgagtccgacgctctaaccattcgaccaccgcagccttgacgatcatgtgcttccatgatttttcttggtaatttagagcggtggtttgccattgccttccgcccggtgtttttttttttttttttttttttaccgagtcaccatctctatttacccggcactgacttgggctgatttggtcccccagtggctaggtaggcaatcgaggtgaagttccttgcctaagggaaacaacgcggcggtcggtgactcgaaccctcgaactcagattgccgtcgtgacagtcttgagtccgacgctctaaccattcggccaccgcggccccatatatatatatatatatatatatatatatatatatatatatatatatatatatatatatatatatatatatatatatatatatatatatgtgtgtgtgtgtgtgtgtgtgtgtgtgtgtgtgtgtgtgtgtgtgtgtgtgtgtgtgtatttttatatatatatatatatatataatatatatatatatatatatatatatatatatatatatatatatatgtatatatatatatatatatatatatatatatatatatatatatatatatatatatatatatatatatatatatgtatgtatatatatgtgtatgtgcgtgcgtatgtatatgcacgcacacacacgcacacacacacacagacacacacacacacacacacacacacacacacgcacacacacacacacaaacaaacacacacacacacacacacacacacacaaacacactcacacacacacgcgcgcgcgcgcacgcacacacacacacacacacacacacacactcacacacacacacgcacacacaaacacacacaaatatatatatatatatatatatataatatatatatatatatatatatatatatatatatatatatatatatatatatatatatatatatatatatatatatatatatatgtatatatacacacacacatatatacatattcatatacatgcatatacatgtatatatacatatacatatatatatacacacatacatatatatgtatataattatcgaGAAAGAGGCGGTTGTTCATCAGCTCAAAAAGCAGGGAACCCCTTGTGTAAAATCCTTTTCCACAGCAGCAACCGGTGACCCACAAGAGCAGAGATCCTGGAGGTCAAAGTTTCCATTGCAAAGTTTCCATTGCAAAGGCTTCAGCTGACTGTTTCACTGAACAGGTTCTCGCCTTAAATGAATTCGAAAACTGTGTTGTCATGATAATAGGCTGCAGGTAATGAAATTTGGAGCAGAGAAGctaaaaagcaaatgaaaaacacGTCTGTTGCTGATGAGGAAATTCGCACTTATTATTGAATAGCTAAATGAACAAAGTTACTTATTTCTAAATTTAATGGAGGGATTCATCATTAAGCGAATCGGccaaagaaggaataaagttCTAATTGCCCTCATGAAACACTTAGACTGTGGAAAACTGAACAAAACCGCTAAAGGAGAACTACCTGCATTGGCCCAAAAGACAGTGGTATTGGAGGCTGCAAGAAATAGATTAGCTAGCATCCTCGGCCCAAAAAACTAAGAGTTAAGGAgaattttcagagagagagagagagagagagagagagagagagagagagagagagagagagagagagagagagagagagagagaatcatcgggagagggttaaagagagagagagacatagagaaatagacaaagagagggagagacatagagagatagacaacgagagagaaagacatagagagatagacaaagagagagagagacatagagggatagaaagataaaaagagaaagagaaaacaaaaaaaactaatgtatataacaatactagagttcagaaaaaaagaaaagacataaaaCAAGTATAAGGATGAGGAATGAAGCTGTGTATGaggcaaaaggagaggaaagtcATAACTTTAACAATGCACTAATCTCAAACCCGTGAAACAAGCCAGCACTTCAATCTTCAGAACGGTtatttatgacaaaaataaacacaaggttAAGCCACCGCCGTAATGTGTGTTgctattaaaaatgtaaaagggaATTGATTCTTGTCACTCATGATTCAATtcctaatacatatattatatatatatatatatatatatatatatatatatatatatatatatatatatatatatatatatataatatatatatatatatatatatatatatatataatatatataatatattagtgtattgtatggacaaatatatatatatatatatatatatatatatatatatatatatatataatatatatatatatactatataatatatatatatatatatatatatatatatatatatgtaaatgtgtgcacacacacatatatacatatgtagacatgtatgtatgtaaatatgtatgcacacatgtatgtgtgcatgtatgtcttaATGCATGCATGtaattatgtctgtatgtacatatttacgcatatatatatatatatatatatatatatatatatatatatatatatatatatgtatacatgtatatctgtgtgtatatatgtaaatagttatgtacatatgtatgtgtgtatgtatgtatttatatatgtatgtatgtctgaatgcatatatgtatttttgtctgtttgtctgtctgtctgtctgtctgtctgtctgtctgtctgtctgtctgtctgtccgtctgtctgtctgtctgtacatacatatatacatgtatgcgcaTATGTGTGAATAATGCTAGgtagatgtatagatacatacactatTGATATTTACCCCCACGCACTTGCTACTTGGAGAGATACTTTACCAGTTATTTAcagaaagaatagataaataaaaataaaaataatatgaaagacAAGAAATGACgattaagtttttattttctattttaatcagTACAACCATGCACCAATAACCATTTTCACTGGATAGAGAGGATAATAAATCGAAGATCATTGCATTAATAAACCACTCTGAAAATCACTGAACACTTATGTAGCACTTATTACATACTTTACCTTATCATTTTTCATGTAACTATTACTATACTCTAACCAGTGTAATGGTTGCCATCGCATATACCATTACACATAAAAGAGCGCATAATATGTTTTATCTCTAGTAACTTATGGCAACTCAAAGGAAAATTGATACCAGAGTCGCCATACAGCATCTTAGGCTCATTTTTCAAAGCTATTATATGGGTGAAACTGAcataaagtttattattattatcattatcattattttatcattattatttttgttgtttttattattgttattgttatcatctttatcattattattatcattattatgattattgttgttagttttattatcattattgttatttatttatttatttattattattatcattattattattattattattattgttattattactatcattattattattattattattattattattataattatcattattattattattattattattattattattatgaatatgattattattatccatatctatgctatcatcatcatcattatataaggAACAGAGCCACAGTGGAAAGGACCTGAAGTCACACCCATAACGACCCCGGCCACAAGGAGCTCGGGACCATAGCCAGTCCAGCGTCTCCTACCTTGATGTCATTTCCTTGACGGCGCAATTTGCCTTCGGGGGAACTTTACGGCCGACGAGCAGGTAGCAGGACATGTTGATTGTGTTGTTTTAATCATATTCTCCGAAATCCTAATGCTATCTCGCGGATTTCCATATTTGGAAGAGTAAGTGGGTAGGTAAAGGGGAAATATAAGTATAAAGCACTCGTGAAATAGTGAAATAAAGCATAGCCATGTAATGACAGAAACCAActgtataaatacaatacatgcctgcatacagccacacacacatatgtgtgtgtgtatgtatatatatatatatatatatatatatataatatatagatatatatatattaaaataatatatatatatatataatatataatatatatatatagatatatatatatatatatatagatatatagatatataatagatatataatatataatataataatatatagatatatattatatatatatatagtatatatatatatatatatatatatatatatatatatatacacacacaaacacatcacacacaacgcatatatatatatatagatatatatatatatataatatatacatatatatatatatatatatattatatatatatatatatatatatattatatatatatattatatatatatatatataatatatatatatatatatatctatatatatatatatatatatatatatataatatgtctgcaTGCGTACGTTCTGTTTTATCTTGATTCATTCATGCTTGAGATTTGAGTCTGATTTTAGGtttacaaaatattttgaaatcGAGATGCGCATGTGCACATAAATATACAGCATTATAGTTATATAACACTGGTAGcttttcatattttgttatttaaaagcattttaatttatgttttcatatttGCCTATTTAACCTTTTCAGAGATATACATTTTTCCGCTGTATATGATTAACTAAAATATTTAATTCAagtacagtaaaaatatatattttgtacgtaTTTATATCAACAGCGGAATCTGACTCTTGTAGATTTcagaaaaaataattgttacTTTTTTCCATAAAACCTGCCGTGTTATGTATtacataatgtgttgtgtgtacttGATAAGAGgagggtattattattactaccacagTCAGGTTACCGGAATGGTATTGCACTATGGGTGGTATATTTACATTTCGACAGCTAAGGAAGGGGAGTAGAACACAGTGGAGAAGCCGTTGATACAACAAAGGATTTCCGTACAGTTTATGTTGCTAATGAAGAGCTTTTACGCAGACTACAGAATGAAGTTGTTCGCCTAGCACACAACACCTATACAGAGAATGGGCCTTCGAATCGGCCACTGCAGAAGCATAGAtctgtttttttataaacaaacttTCATATACTGATATACATAAGTCTTTAGAGAGTTGCAGAACTAAAGACTTGTCCGTGAAGTGTATGCACGAATCCATTCTACTTAATGTGTTTTGGTTATCTCCTTGAATACCATCTGGTTATCTCCAGATGGTATTCAGTATatcctgtttctgtctctcgtttttcattattattatcaaaaccatATAAAGTGCTTGCTGATTCAGAAATTCACAAAAGGCCTTCTATCTGTAACACTATTGCTGGTTTTAGTCATAGTATACAACAATGTTGTATACTATGATATCATTAAGAAGGAATTTACCAGGGAACGCGGAATCGCACGTAGACGAGGTCACAAATGCCACATTTCGTattgggaatgggggggagggggggggacacagAATCGCCATCTTATTTCTCCGGAAGAACGGAGAATACAAATTCATTTCGTAGGACAAAAAGCGTAATGTAGGCATTCTACACAAACAAAGCTAAAATATAATGCCTCTCTACTCCTTACCATCCACTATTGTTACTGAGGCCACATTGAATGTTATACTGTGACCTTCAGTGGGAAATATTTTTAACTGATTTACAACAGACTTTTGATACAAATAGTCAACGATGAAATGTGATTTTGGTTCTCGATTTTACACAACAGTGGTGAACAATAGTCAACATTCAACATTATGAAATCATTATAAAGAATTTCATAATTACCTTAGACCTGCTAGCAAAAGATACCATGAcctttatgatataaaataatgaatgcctgtttatgattaaaataaacacacacgcacacactcactctctctctctcacacacacacacacacacttactctatCTACATTCTCCCAAAactgcatatcattatcatcttagatCTCTGACTACAAAGCAAGAGGAAGAGATATTAAAGGCGCACGTGTGTGTGGCTCCCTTCTTTGGAGCAACGTAAGAACCGGGATCTCACTCTCAACACATGGTGGGGGCGAATGCAATACGAAAACTGCATGGAGCTTGAGATGGTCTCGACTTATTAATCTTTTCAacctcatcattgtcattgttgtttttgtcatttttatgttatatttgctgttgttattataattattttcatttatctttttctattatttatttattaccacattatttattattaattatatatctttatatatatattattatgacttttatataaatcatacatgtaTTATTAATCTTCTAGTTTTTTATTACCTCTTctattacatacattaatattattattctttcttgttttatttatatttcttataattaaaCATCATTCCTTTAACATCAAATAAtctttttgtttacctttatattacatattattattctttccattattaaattatttctcATGACATTATAATCtccacttattttcattattaatcttatctctttgtttatcttttttaacatttttttatttgaacattgattgcatatttataaatattttatcttcgtttttacattaatatttaaaattttatttgcaaTTGCGTTTctgttaaataatttatttttatctattataaatctatatgtatttattttattttataacattttataattataaatgcatatagtatattattatgtatatatgtattgcatatttattatttaatgcatattgatataatatattataaatcttattattagtataaactattgtataatttattttataatcatatatgtttattataaatgcatatatgtatattgttttgtataaatgcatatattatatatgtatattataatgcatatatgtatatatgttattgataatgtatatgtatatatgtatatatgtaaaatgcatatatgtatatatgtatatatgtataaatgcatatatgtatatatgtatatatgtataaatgcatatatgtatatatgtatatatgtatagatgcatatatgttatatatgtatatcatgtataaatgcatatatgtatatatgtatattattgtataaatgcatatatgtatatgttatatatatttgtataaatgtaagcatatatgtatatatgtatatatgtataaatgcatatatgtatatatgtatatatgtataaatgcatatatgtatatatgtatatatgtataaatgcatatatgtatatatgtatatatgtataaatgcatatatgtatatatgtatatatgtataaatgcataatatgtatatatggtatatatgtataaatgcatatatgtatatatgtatatatgtataaatgcatatatgtatatatgtatatatgtataaatgcatatatgtatatatgtatatatgtataaatgattatgtatatatgtatatatgtataatgcaaatgtatatgtatatgtaaatatatgtatatgatagtataaatgcatatatgtatatgtatatatgtataatgcatatatgtgtatatatatatgcatatatctaaatgcatatatgtatatatgtatatatgtataaaaatgcatatatatgtatatatgtataaatgcatatatgtatatatgtatatatgtataaatgtatatatgtatatatgtatatatgtataaatgcatatatgtatatatgtatatatgtataaatggatatatgtatatatgtatatatgtataaatttgtatatatgtaatatgtaaaatgtatagtatttgtatatatgtataatgcatatatgtatatatgtatatatgcataaatgcatatatgtatatatgtatatatgcataaatgcatatatgtatatatgtatatatgcataaatgcatatatgtatatatgtatatatgtataaatgcatatatgtatatatgtatatatgtatatatgcatatatgtatgtaataactatagatatatgtatatatgtatatatgcatatatgtatatatgtatatatgtatatatgcatatatgtatatatgtatatatgtataaatgcatatatgtatatatgtataaatgtatgtatgtatatatgtataaatgcatatatgtatatatgtatatatgtatatatgtataaatgcatatatgtatatatgcatatatgtatatatgtatatatgtatatatatgtatatatgtataaatgcatatatgtatatatgtatatatgtatatatgtatatatgtatatatgtatatatgtatatatgtatatatgtatatatgtatatatgtatatatgtatataaggctgcggtggtcgaatggttagagcgtcggactcaagactgtcacgacggcaatctgagttcgagggttcgagtcaccgaccgccgcgttgtttcccttgggcaaggaacttcacctcgattgcctgcctagccactgggtggccaagccagctcaagtcagtgctggtcccaagcccggataaaataagagagaatgttacctaaaaaggtaacaccagcactctccgtggaaaggaactggggaccctaccacgtactcactccaagagcatcacaacgtgaaaactgcaattgagtatcatgctgtgaccacggcggctcagacatgaacctaccgttaaatgatgatgatgatatatgtatatatgtatatatgtatatatgtatatatgtatatatgtatatatgtatatatgtatatatgtatatatgtatatatgtatatatgtatatatgtatatatgtatatatgtatatatatatatatacatatatatatatatatatatatatatatatatatatatatatatatatatatatatagtggcatTTGCTTTatccacatacgcacatatatataccacattatgGTAAATGCCTTATAATCGGTGacatttgttttataaaataggCAGTCGAATTCTACAGAAAGTTTTAATTACGCAGTGAGATATACCTGATTCCCAAAGACACGATCGTTTAAGCTGTTACCCAATATTGCTGTCAGGTCACACTTAATATATTTTGGACTGCAGCTCACACTTACATCAATTCCAACCGTAGTAACCAGGCATCACACAATGGCATGTTCAATTGCACTCTTTGTAGCTATTATAGCTCTTATCATGTGTTTCCTGGTTGTCGGATTAATTGTCATGGCTTCTCGACTGTGTAAAAAGGTGAGTACAAGTTTGTCTTTGAATAATGTAATCAGCAATTTTACTGTGGGATACCTTTTCCTAATACAACAgtcttatacttttatttatcttttttttcatctaacaGCAGCAACGTAAGAAATGTCCTCGAGTGGTGATTTCGTTTCGGCCTCAGCCTGGATCCTCCTCGATCTTAAATTCTCCCTTTCGGCCTCCTACCAGTGGACCGCCTTACACGGCTACCACTTTACCGCTAAAAGAAGCAAAGTACAACGTTCCCCTACGTCTATGTCCCACGCCAGGCATTCAATTTGATGGCTATTCGACTCGAACTGGCCCTAAATCTTTTTGTATGTCGTGGGTTTAGGTTATGTGGACCTAGTACAGTGTGAGGCTTTAATAAACAGTATTCACTATATCAAGTTCCGGTTATTCATCCTTTGATGATGTTTCCTAATGTCGAACACAACAGTAGTATATTGTCCTGATATACTCCAGGATACTCTTTCTCAGGACTGTGCCATTTGTGGATGCATGGTTACTGTTGTCTAATGTCATTTTCTTTAGTTCAGATGAAAGTAGGAACTGTTTAAATTTAGGGATAATAT
Protein-coding sequences here:
- the LOC119583268 gene encoding uncharacterized protein LOC119583268, encoding MACSIALFVAIIALIMCFLVVGLIVMASRLCKKQQRKKCPRVVISFRPQPGSSSILNSPFRPPTSGPPYTATTLPLKEAKYNVPLRLCPTPGIQFDGYSTRTGPKSFCMSTVPFVDAWLLLSNVIFFSSDEIINMQTKIRSLKCYVWSTLCGCETWTISKAMEKGLIATEMWFLRRMLMTWMKKPMSKSDKAPIDDDEP